A single genomic interval of Nitratidesulfovibrio sp. SRB-5 harbors:
- the rpsK gene encoding 30S ribosomal protein S11, producing the protein MARPKRTVKKKEKKNVPVGIVHIQATFNNTIVTFTDTRGNTISWASAGQSGFKGSRKSTPFAAQVAAEQAAKRAQDHGMRTVGIYVKGPGSGREAAMRAVNAAGFKVAFIRDITPIPHNGCRPPKRRRV; encoded by the coding sequence ATGGCAAGACCCAAGCGTACGGTCAAAAAGAAAGAGAAGAAGAACGTCCCGGTCGGGATTGTTCACATTCAGGCGACGTTCAACAACACCATCGTGACCTTCACGGACACGCGGGGAAACACCATCAGCTGGGCCAGCGCCGGGCAGAGCGGTTTCAAGGGCTCGCGCAAGAGCACCCCGTTCGCCGCGCAGGTGGCTGCCGAACAGGCGGCCAAGCGTGCCCAGGATCACGGCATGCGTACCGTGGGCATCTACGTCAAGGGCCCCGGCTCCGGCCGTGAAGCCGCCATGCGCGCAGTCAATGCCGCGGGCTTCAAGGTCGCCTTCATCCGTGACATCACCCCGATTCCCCACAACGGCTGCCGTCCGCCCAAGCGGCGCCGCGTCTAG
- the rpsD gene encoding 30S ribosomal protein S4 translates to MAKYNDAKCRMCRREGTKLFLKGDRCYTDKCAYDRRPYAPGQHGRARKKVSDYAVQLREKQKVRRVYGVLERQFRGYFHKADMAKGVTGANLLAILERRLDNVIYRLGFANSRQQARQLVRHGIFTLNGRKANIPSMQVRVGDIIEVPEASRKIPVIAEAQEVIARRGCPSWLEVDGPSFKGTVKALPQREDIQFPINEHLIVELYSK, encoded by the coding sequence TTGGCTAAGTACAATGACGCAAAGTGCCGGATGTGCCGGCGTGAAGGCACCAAGCTTTTCCTCAAGGGCGACCGCTGCTACACCGACAAGTGCGCCTACGACCGTCGTCCTTACGCGCCCGGTCAGCATGGCCGCGCCCGCAAGAAGGTGAGCGACTACGCCGTCCAGCTGCGCGAGAAGCAGAAGGTCCGTCGCGTGTATGGCGTTCTTGAACGCCAGTTCCGCGGTTACTTCCACAAGGCCGACATGGCCAAGGGCGTGACCGGCGCCAACCTGCTGGCCATTCTCGAACGCCGTCTCGACAACGTGATCTACCGTCTCGGTTTCGCCAACTCGCGCCAGCAGGCGCGCCAGCTGGTGCGCCACGGCATCTTCACGCTGAACGGCCGCAAGGCGAACATTCCTTCGATGCAGGTTCGCGTTGGCGACATCATCGAAGTGCCTGAAGCCAGCCGCAAGATCCCCGTGATCGCCGAGGCCCAGGAAGTCATCGCCCGTCGCGGCTGCCCCTCGTGGCTGGAAGTGGACGGTCCGAGCTTCAAGGGCACGGTCAAGGCCCTGCCGCAGCGCGAAGACATTCAGTTCCCGATCAA
- the rpsM gene encoding 30S ribosomal protein S13 translates to MARIAGVDLPRGKRVDIALTYIYGIGRTTALQILDVTGVDWSRNIDDLSADEVNEIRKELEQNHKVEGDLRREISSNIKRLMDIGCYRGLRHRRGLPVHGQRTHTNARTRKGPRRGAVGKKK, encoded by the coding sequence GTGGCCAGAATTGCAGGTGTCGATCTGCCCCGTGGCAAGCGCGTTGACATCGCCCTTACCTATATCTACGGTATCGGGCGTACTACCGCGCTTCAGATTCTGGATGTTACCGGCGTCGACTGGAGCCGGAACATCGACGACCTGAGCGCCGACGAAGTCAACGAAATCCGTAAGGAACTTGAGCAGAACCACAAGGTTGAAGGCGATCTCCGTCGTGAGATTTCCAGCAACATCAAGCGTCTGATGGACATTGGCTGCTACCGCGGCCTGCGCCATCGTCGCGGTCTGCCGGTTCACGGTCAGCGCACCCATACCAACGCCCGCACCCGCAAGGGTCCGCGTCGCGGCGCTGTCGGCAAGAAGAAGTAA
- the rpmJ gene encoding 50S ribosomal protein L36: MKVRPSVKKMCPKCKVIRRRGILRVICDNPRHKQRQG; encoded by the coding sequence ATGAAAGTCAGGCCTTCCGTCAAGAAGATGTGCCCCAAGTGCAAGGTTATCCGCCGCCGGGGCATTCTCAGGGTCATTTGCGACAACCCCCGGCACAAGCAGCGCCAGGGCTAA